One genomic window of Aquisalimonas sp. 2447 includes the following:
- a CDS encoding PH domain-containing protein has protein sequence MNQEPFNPPVSPGELPALEAVPLTPVSPRFAPYRVLGTLAFWMPLALAVGVAPVGPELPWPVRGALGGAVLLAGLGLALLAAIEARRRAFGLRREDVIYTSGLLVRRTTILPVCRIQHVETVSGPLERLFGLVRLTCFTAGGSSADLVMAGLRSETADRLRQHLLSRIREGSTADDPAADGDA, from the coding sequence ATGAACCAGGAACCATTCAATCCGCCGGTCTCCCCCGGGGAGTTGCCCGCCCTGGAGGCGGTACCGCTGACGCCGGTGTCGCCGCGTTTCGCGCCCTACCGCGTACTGGGCACGTTGGCATTCTGGATGCCGTTGGCGCTGGCCGTGGGGGTGGCACCGGTGGGGCCCGAGCTGCCATGGCCGGTTCGGGGCGCACTGGGTGGCGCCGTGTTGTTGGCGGGGCTCGGTCTGGCGCTGCTGGCGGCCATCGAGGCGCGACGGCGCGCGTTCGGTCTGCGCCGGGAGGACGTCATCTACACCAGCGGCCTGCTGGTGCGCCGCACCACCATTCTGCCGGTCTGCCGCATTCAGCACGTGGAGACGGTGAGTGGCCCTCTGGAGCGGCTGTTCGGTCTGGTGCGGCTGACCTGTTTTACCGCCGGCGGCTCCAGCGCCGACCTGGTCATGGCCGGCCTGCGTTCGGAGACGGCGGATCGCCTGCGCCAGCACCTGTTGTCCCGGATCCGTGAAGGGAGCACCGCCGACGACCCGGCAGCGGACGGCGACGCGTGA
- a CDS encoding PQQ-dependent sugar dehydrogenase, with protein MTRHLLLAIALMLLSTQPALAEPLAETQRETVADSLEHPWSLAFLPDGRTLITERAGRLRVIEDGELLQDPVAGVPETYVRNQGGLFEVLAHPDWEDNGWIYISFAHGDDRANTTRVVRGRLDGHRLIDVEPVFTATPTRDTPVHFGGRMAFLPDNTLLIGLGDGFDYREDAQRLDSHTGTVVRITDDGDIPGDNPFADAPDALPEIFSYGHRNVQGIVHDREQDVIWSHEHGPRGGDELNRLSPGSNYGWPVATHGRDYSGARITPHRSLPGKEDPLHVWTPAIAPAGMSQYRGDLFPELAGDLLIAGLVARSVVRVHLDGTTVADTSRLFDDLDRRVRDVRVGPEGALYLLTDHADGELIRITPAGD; from the coding sequence ATGACCAGACACCTCCTCCTTGCCATCGCCCTGATGCTGCTCTCGACCCAGCCCGCCCTGGCCGAACCACTCGCCGAAACGCAGCGCGAGACGGTGGCGGACAGCCTTGAACACCCCTGGTCCCTGGCCTTCCTGCCGGACGGCCGCACGCTGATCACCGAGCGGGCCGGCCGACTGCGCGTGATCGAGGACGGCGAACTGCTGCAGGACCCCGTGGCCGGTGTCCCGGAAACCTACGTGCGCAATCAGGGCGGCCTGTTCGAAGTCCTGGCCCACCCGGACTGGGAGGACAACGGCTGGATCTACATCTCCTTCGCCCACGGCGATGACCGCGCCAACACGACCCGTGTCGTCCGCGGGCGGCTGGACGGCCACCGCCTGATCGACGTGGAGCCGGTGTTCACGGCCACCCCCACACGGGACACGCCGGTGCACTTCGGCGGCCGCATGGCGTTCCTGCCCGATAACACCCTGCTGATCGGCCTGGGCGACGGCTTCGACTACCGGGAAGATGCCCAGAGACTGGACAGCCACACCGGCACGGTGGTGCGCATCACCGATGATGGCGACATCCCCGGTGACAATCCCTTCGCTGATGCACCCGACGCCCTGCCGGAAATCTTCAGCTACGGTCACAGGAACGTCCAGGGCATCGTCCACGACCGTGAGCAGGACGTGATCTGGTCCCACGAGCACGGCCCCCGCGGCGGCGACGAACTCAACCGGCTCTCGCCCGGCTCCAACTACGGGTGGCCGGTGGCCACCCACGGGCGCGACTATTCCGGTGCCCGCATTACCCCGCACAGGAGCCTGCCCGGCAAGGAGGACCCTCTGCACGTGTGGACACCGGCCATCGCGCCGGCGGGCATGAGCCAGTACCGGGGCGACCTGTTCCCGGAACTGGCAGGGGATCTGCTGATCGCCGGGCTGGTGGCACGCAGCGTGGTGCGCGTGCACCTGGACGGCACAACCGTGGCGGACACCAGCAGGCTGTTCGACGACCTGGACCGGCGGGTCAGGGACGTTCGGGTGGGACCGGAGGGCGCCCTGTACCTGCTCACCGACCACGCCGACGGCGAGCTCATCCGCATCACCCCGGCCGGCGACTGA
- a CDS encoding nitrate/nitrite transporter produces MEPSSPPRWILPAIVIAQLLATSLWFAPNAVIGELQAEWSISGGEGIVTTAVQLGFITGTLCFALWAIADRHHPGAVFLVSALIGAAANASVLLFHDAFAAVLAARFLVGFCLAGVYPVGMKMAAGWYGGGLGWALGFLTGALVLGTASAHLLRAVGADWNWHLVLLGTSTLAVVAGALAYCIPEGPYLKRGAPIRFGGVLQAFRVPRFRASAMGYFGHMWELYGFWAFVPVWLAAYGLGGTQLSLGAFIIIGVGALGCVVGGLLVRRFGGGKIAISQLGVSALCCLVSPLFLAAPPVVFAAFLLVWGITVAGDSPQFSALNARNAPPELVGSALTMANCIGFSVSIGSLTLLEWLQHQVDPAWLLLALLPGPLLGIVAARPLWHSQESG; encoded by the coding sequence ATGGAGCCATCCTCGCCGCCACGCTGGATATTGCCGGCCATCGTCATCGCTCAGCTTCTGGCCACCAGCCTCTGGTTCGCCCCCAACGCGGTGATCGGCGAACTGCAGGCAGAGTGGAGTATCAGCGGCGGCGAGGGCATCGTCACCACTGCGGTACAGCTGGGCTTCATCACGGGCACCCTGTGTTTCGCCCTGTGGGCCATTGCCGACCGTCACCACCCCGGAGCCGTTTTCCTGGTCTCGGCGCTGATCGGGGCCGCCGCCAACGCGTCCGTCCTGCTGTTCCACGACGCCTTCGCCGCAGTGCTGGCGGCACGCTTCCTGGTGGGGTTCTGCCTTGCCGGGGTCTATCCCGTGGGCATGAAAATGGCCGCGGGCTGGTACGGCGGGGGGCTGGGATGGGCCCTGGGCTTTCTCACCGGGGCACTGGTCCTGGGCACCGCATCCGCCCACCTGCTGCGCGCCGTCGGCGCGGACTGGAACTGGCACCTGGTCCTGCTGGGCACGTCCACACTGGCAGTGGTGGCCGGGGCACTGGCGTACTGCATTCCCGAAGGGCCGTACCTGAAGCGCGGCGCCCCCATCCGCTTCGGCGGTGTGCTCCAGGCCTTCCGTGTGCCCCGCTTCCGTGCCTCGGCAATGGGGTACTTCGGCCACATGTGGGAGCTGTACGGCTTCTGGGCCTTCGTGCCCGTCTGGCTGGCCGCCTACGGGCTGGGCGGCACCCAGCTCTCCCTGGGGGCCTTCATCATCATCGGCGTGGGCGCTCTGGGCTGCGTGGTCGGCGGGTTGCTGGTGCGGCGCTTCGGCGGCGGCAAGATCGCCATCTCGCAGTTGGGCGTCTCGGCGCTGTGCTGCCTGGTGTCACCACTGTTCCTGGCGGCGCCGCCGGTGGTGTTCGCGGCATTCCTGCTGGTCTGGGGAATCACGGTGGCCGGCGACTCGCCGCAGTTCTCTGCCCTCAACGCCCGGAACGCCCCGCCCGAGCTTGTGGGCTCGGCCCTGACCATGGCGAACTGTATCGGCTTCTCGGTGAGCATCGGCAGCCTGACGCTGCTGGAATGGTTGCAGCATCAGGTGGACCCGGCGTGGCTGCTGTTGGCGCTGCTGCCGGGGCCGCTGCTGGGGATCGTGGCGGCAAGACCGCTGTGGCACAGCCAGGAGTCAGGCTGA
- a CDS encoding protein adenylyltransferase SelO family protein produces MAPDYLPAPCHQELGAAFHDVVEPAPFPEHRLRFRNQPWAQRIGLGPLTDDEWCRHFAGFDPLPDNLRQPLALRYHGHQFRTYNPELGDGRGFLFAQLQDPVDGRLLDLGTKGSGRTPWSRGADGRLTLKGGVREVLAKEMLEALGCYTSKSLSLIETGEPLMRHDEPSPTRSSVLVRLSHSHIRIGTFQRLELLGEHDALRRLVDYSIEHYWPEAGRDEDPVAGLLSCVVRATAEMTAEWWVAGFVHGVLNTDNVVITGESFDYGPWRFLPHMDPGFTAAYFDHMGLYAFARQPGAMIWNLEQLARSLAPLSSAVTLQRRVSAFEDVFDRAVVVRTFARLGLHPPEGSEEARSLAGRFFDAMHRTQVPFQRPFFDLVGGAREVRMAASPERSVYRGEAWRPVIEALQGCEPLPAADTLAAHPYWQRDAPCGMVIREVEALWDAIAQRDDWSLFHRTIDGIRSMAEAYRSLGFTPDAMRNREERCGNER; encoded by the coding sequence GTGGCGCCTGACTACTTGCCGGCCCCCTGTCATCAGGAACTCGGTGCCGCGTTCCACGATGTCGTGGAACCGGCTCCGTTTCCCGAGCACCGCCTGCGTTTCCGGAACCAGCCCTGGGCCCAGCGCATCGGTCTCGGGCCTCTGACGGATGATGAGTGGTGCCGGCACTTCGCTGGGTTCGATCCCCTGCCGGACAATCTCCGGCAGCCGCTGGCCCTGCGCTACCACGGCCATCAGTTCCGCACCTACAACCCGGAACTCGGCGACGGCCGGGGGTTCCTGTTCGCCCAGCTGCAGGATCCGGTGGATGGTCGCCTGCTGGATCTCGGCACCAAGGGCTCCGGGCGCACGCCATGGTCCCGCGGTGCGGATGGCCGCCTGACCCTGAAGGGCGGCGTGCGCGAGGTGCTGGCCAAGGAGATGCTGGAGGCGCTGGGGTGTTATACCTCGAAGAGTCTCAGCCTGATCGAGACCGGCGAACCCCTCATGCGCCACGACGAGCCCTCGCCGACGCGGTCCTCGGTGCTGGTGCGCCTGTCCCACAGCCACATCCGTATCGGCACCTTCCAGCGTCTGGAGTTGCTGGGGGAGCACGATGCACTGCGCCGGCTGGTGGACTACAGCATCGAGCACTATTGGCCCGAGGCGGGTAGGGATGAGGATCCCGTTGCGGGGCTGTTGAGTTGTGTGGTGCGGGCCACCGCGGAAATGACTGCTGAGTGGTGGGTGGCGGGGTTCGTTCATGGCGTGCTCAATACCGATAACGTGGTCATCACCGGTGAGAGTTTCGACTACGGCCCCTGGCGTTTCCTGCCGCACATGGACCCGGGGTTCACCGCCGCCTATTTCGACCACATGGGCCTGTACGCTTTCGCGCGCCAGCCCGGCGCCATGATCTGGAACCTGGAGCAACTGGCCCGTAGCCTTGCGCCGCTGAGCAGCGCCGTGACTCTTCAGCGACGGGTGAGTGCCTTCGAAGACGTCTTCGACCGGGCGGTGGTGGTGCGCACCTTTGCCCGCCTGGGGCTGCACCCGCCAGAGGGGTCCGAGGAGGCCCGGTCCCTGGCAGGGCGCTTCTTCGATGCCATGCACCGGACGCAGGTGCCGTTTCAGCGTCCGTTCTTCGATCTGGTGGGCGGGGCCCGTGAGGTGCGCATGGCGGCGAGCCCCGAGCGCAGTGTCTACCGGGGCGAGGCGTGGCGCCCGGTGATCGAGGCCCTGCAGGGGTGCGAGCCCCTGCCGGCGGCTGACACACTTGCGGCCCACCCATACTGGCAGCGGGACGCCCCGTGCGGGATGGTGATCCGCGAGGTGGAGGCCCTTTGGGACGCCATTGCCCAAAGGGACGACTGGTCGCTGTTTCACCGGACCATCGATGGGATACGCTCCATGGCCGAGGCGTACCGGTCGCTGGGTTTCACGCCGGACGCAATGCGCAACAGGGAAGAACGGTGTGGCAATGAGCGGTGA
- a CDS encoding alpha/beta fold hydrolase → MSGDILQRNNVQILGRGERPLILAHGFGCDQTIWSRLLPWFEDDYRVVLFDYVGSGRSDDRAYDSRRYSRLDGYAQDVLDICRALDMEDAVFVGHSISSMVGLRAAIREPERFSSLVLVAASPSYANIHPEFVGGFDRPDIEALLEMMERNFVNWARMLAPQVMANPEQPELAGELENAFNANDPVRALEFAKVAFLSDNRELLPQVSTPSLIVHCTDDALARPEAGDYLKAHLADSELRMVEASGHFPHVSAPRATAAIILDYLGSRAGA, encoded by the coding sequence ATGAGCGGTGACATCCTGCAGCGGAACAACGTGCAGATACTTGGTCGCGGTGAGCGGCCGCTGATCCTGGCCCACGGGTTCGGCTGTGACCAGACCATCTGGTCCCGTCTGCTGCCCTGGTTCGAGGATGACTACCGCGTTGTCCTGTTCGATTACGTCGGCTCCGGGCGCTCCGATGACCGGGCTTACGACAGCCGCCGGTACAGCCGCCTGGATGGGTATGCCCAGGACGTGCTGGATATCTGCCGCGCCCTGGACATGGAAGACGCCGTGTTCGTCGGCCACTCCATCAGCAGCATGGTCGGGTTGCGCGCCGCCATCCGCGAACCGGAGCGCTTCTCCAGCCTGGTGCTGGTTGCCGCGTCGCCTTCCTACGCCAACATTCACCCGGAGTTCGTGGGCGGCTTTGATCGCCCGGACATCGAGGCGCTGCTGGAGATGATGGAGCGCAATTTCGTCAACTGGGCCCGCATGCTGGCGCCGCAGGTCATGGCGAATCCGGAGCAGCCCGAGCTTGCCGGCGAACTGGAGAATGCCTTCAACGCCAACGATCCCGTCCGCGCCCTGGAGTTCGCCAAGGTGGCGTTTCTCTCGGATAACCGGGAGCTGCTGCCGCAGGTGAGCACGCCATCCCTGATCGTTCACTGCACCGACGACGCACTGGCGAGGCCGGAGGCCGGGGACTACCTCAAGGCCCACTTGGCGGACAGCGAGCTGCGAATGGTGGAGGCCAGCGGGCATTTCCCCCACGTCAGTGCGCCACGGGCCACCGCGGCCATCATCCTTGACTACCTGGGTTCCCGGGCCGGCGCCTGA
- a CDS encoding NUDIX domain-containing protein, protein MSTGNPYDPSNFTRRIPDGDDRRRLVCEDCGFIQYENPKIVVGTVAYWEDRILLCRRAIEPRVGYWTLPAGYLELGEDAEAGTLREAWEEARARMEIEQLLGVYSIEHISQVQLIYRARLTSPEVAAGPESREVALFHPDEIPHDALAFPSVRWALAHFNETRNEAVFAPRRNPVDAAGKLPGGL, encoded by the coding sequence ATGAGTACCGGCAACCCTTACGATCCCTCCAACTTCACCCGCCGCATCCCGGACGGGGACGACCGCCGGCGCCTGGTGTGCGAAGACTGCGGCTTCATCCAGTACGAGAATCCCAAAATCGTGGTGGGCACCGTGGCCTACTGGGAGGACCGTATTCTCCTGTGCCGCCGGGCCATCGAGCCGCGCGTCGGCTACTGGACCCTTCCGGCGGGTTACCTGGAACTGGGTGAGGATGCCGAGGCCGGGACGCTGCGGGAGGCCTGGGAAGAGGCCAGGGCGCGGATGGAGATCGAGCAGCTCCTCGGGGTCTACTCCATCGAGCACATCAGTCAGGTACAACTGATTTACCGCGCCCGCCTGACCTCACCCGAGGTTGCCGCCGGACCGGAGTCCAGGGAGGTGGCGCTGTTCCATCCCGACGAAATCCCCCACGATGCCCTGGCGTTTCCGAGTGTCCGGTGGGCGCTTGCCCATTTCAACGAAACCCGGAACGAGGCGGTGTTCGCGCCGCGTCGCAATCCCGTTGACGCTGCCGGCAAACTGCCCGGCGGGCTCTAG
- a CDS encoding PH domain-containing protein, with amino-acid sequence MTAQSLEHWQRLSPWAVVFLFVRGVVRFARENIPVLVGAGAGVAVIERIGMVEVVLAGGAALLLALLLSLLYYRRFRFCFDGDVLLVQKGLFERTELKVSAGRVQHVSLEQPAYMRPFGVVRFSADTPGGVTAELELPGIPSSVAESLRQALSTPDAVPAETAAEEAGPRPRQRELFRIRPGALTLHGLTSNSIYVVAALLAPVLQPLERLGRPYLENLEDAAWVERAGDAPVLVALAVLLALMMVLMIAAVIVAWLRFHGFTLSRTGDRFVQSSGLFNRQEQELSGTKLQTVEWVQTALGRLLGLGYLVCRQYGGLPQAADHAGRNFLIPGLARSRGGELVQAFWPRLDLDAECRRVHRYYRRSVALRLVPVAALVVVVMAGLSGRVDVLYALAAVPMLAWVLGHLRWRAVGWRTDGPYVVVRRGLLGRRTVTFPLINVQAVEVRQSWFQRRRGLATLHLTPASGPEAIPWIPLEQALALANVTLYQVEVRGADPAVD; translated from the coding sequence GTGACCGCGCAGTCACTGGAGCACTGGCAGCGCCTCTCTCCCTGGGCGGTGGTGTTCCTTTTCGTCCGTGGCGTGGTGCGCTTTGCCCGCGAGAATATTCCCGTGCTGGTGGGTGCCGGCGCCGGCGTAGCCGTGATCGAGCGCATCGGCATGGTGGAGGTGGTGCTCGCTGGCGGCGCGGCGCTGCTGTTGGCGCTGCTGTTGAGCCTGCTCTACTACCGGCGGTTCCGCTTCTGCTTCGACGGGGATGTGCTGCTGGTGCAGAAGGGCCTGTTCGAGCGCACCGAGCTCAAGGTTAGCGCCGGGCGTGTACAGCACGTCAGCCTGGAGCAGCCGGCCTACATGCGCCCCTTCGGTGTGGTGCGCTTTAGCGCCGACACCCCCGGGGGCGTGACCGCGGAGCTGGAACTCCCCGGCATTCCGAGCTCGGTGGCGGAATCATTGCGTCAGGCACTGAGCACACCGGATGCCGTGCCAGCGGAGACGGCCGCCGAGGAGGCCGGGCCCCGGCCCAGGCAGCGGGAGCTGTTTCGCATCCGGCCCGGGGCGCTGACCCTGCACGGTCTCACCAGCAATTCCATCTACGTTGTGGCGGCACTGCTGGCCCCCGTGTTGCAGCCCCTGGAGCGCCTCGGCCGTCCGTACCTGGAAAACCTGGAGGACGCCGCCTGGGTGGAGCGTGCCGGTGACGCGCCCGTCCTGGTGGCGTTGGCAGTGCTACTGGCCCTGATGATGGTGCTCATGATCGCCGCCGTGATCGTGGCCTGGCTACGCTTCCACGGTTTCACCCTGAGCCGTACCGGTGACCGTTTCGTGCAGTCCAGCGGCCTTTTCAATCGTCAGGAACAGGAGCTGTCCGGCACCAAGTTGCAGACGGTGGAGTGGGTCCAGACCGCACTGGGGCGCCTGCTGGGGCTGGGTTACCTGGTCTGCCGGCAGTACGGCGGGCTGCCCCAGGCGGCGGATCACGCCGGCCGCAACTTCCTGATCCCCGGACTTGCCCGCAGCCGGGGCGGGGAGCTGGTGCAGGCGTTCTGGCCGCGGCTGGATCTGGACGCCGAATGCCGCCGGGTGCACCGGTATTACCGCCGGTCCGTGGCACTGAGGCTCGTGCCGGTTGCTGCCCTGGTGGTTGTGGTCATGGCCGGCCTGAGTGGGCGTGTCGATGTGCTCTATGCGCTGGCGGCTGTTCCGATGCTGGCCTGGGTGCTGGGGCATCTGCGCTGGCGGGCCGTGGGCTGGCGAACCGACGGCCCCTACGTGGTGGTGCGCCGCGGTCTGCTGGGGCGTCGCACGGTCACCTTTCCGCTGATCAACGTGCAGGCGGTGGAAGTGCGGCAGAGCTGGTTCCAGCGGCGCCGCGGCCTGGCGACGCTGCACCTGACGCCGGCCAGCGGCCCGGAGGCCATTCCCTGGATTCCCCTTGAGCAGGCCCTGGCCCTGGCGAATGTTACGCTGTACCAGGTCGAGGTGCGGGGCGCCGATCCTGCCGTCGACTGA
- a CDS encoding RDD family protein yields MYCPQCGARNSADARFCENCGAPMDPAERHLLARETGAYTDRPANVADYGGFWRRAGAALVDVVILVTVLTVLQWLFAPGTMGPGQHGGQGGGHGMPADPVTGWTWWHTLEAIAAWLYWAGMHSSAWQATLGKMALGMQVTDLQGQRISFLRATARYLAEILSALLLMIGYIMVAFHPRKQGLHDLIAGTLVVRPRG; encoded by the coding sequence ATGTACTGCCCCCAGTGTGGTGCGCGAAATTCCGCCGATGCCCGGTTCTGCGAGAACTGCGGTGCGCCCATGGACCCCGCCGAGCGCCACCTGCTGGCCCGGGAGACCGGTGCTTATACCGACCGGCCCGCGAACGTCGCCGATTACGGTGGTTTCTGGCGACGCGCGGGGGCGGCACTGGTGGATGTGGTGATCCTGGTGACCGTACTCACCGTGCTGCAGTGGCTGTTTGCCCCCGGGACCATGGGGCCCGGGCAGCATGGCGGCCAGGGTGGTGGGCATGGCATGCCCGCCGACCCGGTCACCGGGTGGACTTGGTGGCACACGCTGGAAGCCATCGCTGCCTGGCTTTACTGGGCCGGCATGCACAGCTCCGCCTGGCAGGCCACCCTGGGCAAGATGGCCCTCGGGATGCAGGTCACCGATCTGCAGGGTCAGCGCATCTCGTTCCTGCGCGCCACCGCACGCTACCTGGCGGAGATCCTCTCCGCCCTGTTGCTGATGATCGGCTACATCATGGTGGCGTTCCACCCGCGCAAGCAGGGCCTCCATGACCTCATCGCCGGCACCCTCGTGGTGCGGCCGCGGGGTTGA
- a CDS encoding PAS domain-containing protein, producing MDGLLDNAPCGFLTTDDAGVVLQINATLCRMLELQPDQLQGRLLSELLSPGARVFHATHVIPLTRLQGEVQEVLLGLLNGRGEELPVLCSAARRQSDQWVLDYVFLTARDRRDFEDELVEARRRAETAVEARERFLATVSHELRTPLNAVIGFADLLDSGHSGALTEEQAQQVGYILDAGRYLGTLVEDILGFTQMGSGLPELHPARVPVGRLMERIERLMATELSRQGMQFEVHGAEQEIAVWADPDRAQQILVNLLGNAIKFTDAGGHVRCECVARGSWVDLQVTDSGPGIAVDDQQRIFKPFVQIGRDGLRASYRGLGLGLAISRELALAMEGELTVRSEPGRGSTFTLTLPLAGPPAQG from the coding sequence ATGGACGGCCTTCTCGACAACGCCCCCTGCGGGTTTCTCACCACCGACGATGCCGGCGTCGTGCTCCAGATCAACGCCACCCTGTGTCGCATGCTGGAGCTGCAACCGGATCAGCTGCAGGGGCGGCTCCTGAGCGAACTCCTGAGTCCCGGCGCACGGGTTTTCCACGCCACTCACGTGATACCGCTGACGCGACTGCAGGGTGAGGTGCAGGAGGTTCTTCTGGGCCTGCTGAACGGCCGTGGGGAGGAGTTGCCGGTGCTCTGCAGTGCCGCCCGCCGTCAAAGTGACCAGTGGGTGCTGGACTACGTGTTCCTGACAGCGCGGGATCGCCGGGACTTCGAGGACGAACTGGTCGAGGCCCGACGCCGGGCGGAAACGGCAGTGGAGGCACGCGAACGCTTCCTGGCCACGGTGTCGCACGAGCTGCGCACCCCCCTGAACGCCGTGATCGGCTTTGCCGACCTGCTGGACAGCGGACACAGCGGCGCCCTGACCGAGGAACAGGCGCAGCAGGTGGGCTACATCCTGGACGCAGGGCGCTACCTGGGCACCCTCGTAGAGGACATTCTCGGATTCACGCAGATGGGATCGGGGCTGCCGGAACTCCATCCCGCGCGGGTCCCGGTGGGGCGTTTGATGGAGCGGATCGAGCGGCTCATGGCTACCGAGCTGAGTCGTCAGGGCATGCAGTTCGAAGTGCACGGTGCCGAGCAGGAGATTGCTGTCTGGGCCGATCCCGATCGCGCCCAGCAGATTCTGGTGAATTTGCTGGGCAATGCCATTAAGTTCACCGATGCCGGGGGTCATGTCCGGTGTGAGTGCGTGGCGCGTGGCAGCTGGGTGGATCTGCAGGTCACGGATTCGGGGCCGGGCATTGCGGTGGACGATCAGCAGCGCATTTTCAAGCCGTTCGTGCAGATCGGGCGTGACGGACTGCGCGCGTCCTATCGCGGCCTGGGCCTGGGGTTGGCTATCAGCAGGGAGCTGGCTCTGGCCATGGAGGGCGAGCTCACCGTCCGCAGCGAACCCGGTCGGGGTTCTACGTTCACCTTGACGCTACCGCTGGCGGGCCCGCCAGCGCAGGGTTGA